Proteins from one Plectropomus leopardus isolate mb unplaced genomic scaffold, YSFRI_Pleo_2.0 unplaced_scaffold25741, whole genome shotgun sequence genomic window:
- the LOC121966742 gene encoding sorting nexin-7-like, translating to NTSLADGSPMPNSPSSMVNQYTMQEEEEEEQDANAKDIFITVDNPESQVTAIETFIMYRVVTKTTRSEFDSCEYEVRRRYQDFLWLRSRLEENHPTLIVHVCISTPQQLLNTS from the exons AACACGTCCCTGGCAGATGGAAGTCCCATGCCCAACTCTCCCAGCTCCATGGTCAACCAGTACACaatgcaggaggaggaagaggaggagcaggatgCCAACGCCAAAGACATCTTCATCACCGTGGATAACCCAGAGAGCCAGGTCACCGCCATCGAAACCTTCATCATGTACAGAGTGGTGACCAAG ACCACGAGGAGCGAGTTTGACTCCTGTGAGTACGAGGTACGCCGGCGCTACCAGGACTTCCTGTGGCTCCGAAGCAGACTGGAAGAAAACCACCCGACGCTCATTGTCCATGTGTGTATCAGCACACCACAGCAGCTGCTCAACACATCT